A single window of Nicotiana sylvestris chromosome 5, ASM39365v2, whole genome shotgun sequence DNA harbors:
- the LOC104234587 gene encoding uncharacterized protein: MVNANQMDWSKKLDDALRAYRMAYKTPIRMSPYPLVFGYTFHFLVELEYKAMWALKKLNLDWDGAANLQNKEFKAGDLELLFNLRLRMFPGKLQSKRSDPFEIVGVTPFGALDLNNKNNEIF; this comes from the exons atGGTGAATGCAAATCAGATGGATTGGTCTaagaaacttgatgatgctctACGGGCATATAGAATGGCTTACAAAACACCCATCAGAATGTCTCCTTACCCGTTGGTGTTTGGATACACTTTTCATTTTCTGGTGGAATTAGAGTACAAGGCAATGTGGGCCTTGAAGAAACTAAATCTTGATTGGGATGGGGCCGCTAACTTACAG AATAAGGAGTTCAAGGCCGGTGATCTAGAGTTGTTGTTCAACTTAAGGTTGAGAATGTTTCCCGGGAAGCTCCAGTCAAAGCGAAGTGATCCGTTTGAAATTGTTGGTGTGACACCAtttggtgcattggacttgaaTAACAAGAACAATGAAATATTTTGA